A window from Amblyomma americanum isolate KBUSLIRL-KWMA chromosome 7, ASM5285725v1, whole genome shotgun sequence encodes these proteins:
- the LOC144096678 gene encoding uncharacterized protein LOC144096678 translates to MSKKRCTKLNTDVLRKKDSNGDLISLWCRPTSKDSDAFCTLCCTTVHCGQHGTAAVYRHASSQKHIAQAKRNRNAEGVLTKSSKVQSTLDQHSATATSLQEKVTRAETLFALSVVANNIPYTYGDAATATYRHMFPDSETAKGFQCGRKKLSYIISDGLGPYFKAKVIQELDMPDTFYTIMIDESPIPEAKVQQLDVLVRYYSTSTENVVVEHLQSFHLGHATADQLFSCIEDALSDVRKKNMVCFYSDGPNVMKSLKRRLKKEVSPDMVDIGECGLHKVHNAFAAGLDMFCAEVESLATDVHYYFKFATRHADMKELLSDLGLPQLEFLRHVNSRWLTLLPSVERILKSFDALKAFFSKSGQPRCSSMRHGRLSSAFCDKTLRAKLFFLQNAAQIFDRFQTLFQSRDPLLHVFYDEMLVLVKQVLGRFLRQESFAGATGSQLKELDVESSENWKAKPEIGLDTEQSMKLWNPTEKKAFYIKARAFYIACAKYLITRLPLDNKLLFHLRFLNPDTKGNSFTSSLRYVANALPQVIPPCDVSSLTDEWNSLMCETSDWELSPNVVTHWSSVFALQTPAGQAKYPRITKLVKAALSLPHGNADCERGFSENKQALHHRSTLSITSISSLRQTKAFMKRYSGDATKVSLTRDILRNVEKSYKVYRERIEEEKTATSQKRKHEEEEPTEVCERKKLMDEKSSLQQRLSSLKALLASAQELISKGVADRDMDKVESGNILLCDVNSKLPSVIERIKTVDSALQSMKAN, encoded by the exons ATGAGTAAAA aGCGGTGCACTAAGCTAAACACCGATGTGTTAAGGAAAAAGGACTCCAATGGAGATTTAATATCACTCTGGTGTCGACCAACTTCTAAGGACAGCGATGCCTTTTGTACGctttgctgcaccactgtgcattGCGGGCAACATGGCACTGCAGCGGTATACCGCCATGCGAGCTCTCAGAAGCACATCGCACAAGCGAAAAGAAATCGCAATGCAGAAGGTGTTCTTACCAAGAGTTCAAAGGTTCAAAGCACTCTGGACCAACACAGTGCGACTGCAACGTCACTTCAAGAAAAGGTCACAAGAGCAGAAACTCTTTTTGCCCTCTCCGTGGTAGCAAACAACATCCCCTACACATATGGAGACGCAGCAACAGCGACATACCGTCACATGTTTCCGGATTCAGAAACAGCGAAAGGCTTCCAGTGTGGACGCAAGAAACTTTCGTACATTATTTCTGATGGCCTGGGGCCGTATTTCAAGGCAAAAGTAATCCAAGAGCTTGACATGCCCGACACATTCTATACCATCATGATTGATGAGTCCCCAATCCCTGAGGCCAAGGTGCAGCAGCTGGACGTGCTTGTCCGCTACTACTCTACCAGCACTGAGAATGTTGTGGTGGAGCATCTCCAGTCCTTCCATTTGGGCCATGCGACCGCTGATCAGCTGTTTTCCTGCATTGAGGATGCCCTCAGTGACGTTCGCAAGAAGAACATGGTATGTTTTTACAGTGATGGCCCTAACGTAATGAAAAGCCTTAAGCGAAGGCTAAAGAAGGAAGTGAGCCCAGACATGGTTGACATCGGTGAATGCGGCCTCCACAAAGTTCACAACGCTTTTGCTGCTGGGCTGGATATGTTCTGTGCAGAAGTGGAGTCTCTTGCAACTGATGTCCACTACTACTTCAAGTTTGCCACAAGGCACGCGGACATGAAGGAGCTGCTGAGTGATCTAGGACTGCCCCAACTAGAGTTTTTGCGGCACGTTAACAGCAGATGGCTGACACTGCTTCCTAGTGTCGAGCGGATACTAAAGTCATTTGATGCCCTCAAGGCATTCTTCTCCAAATCTGGACAGCCAAGGTGCTCATCTATGAGGCACGGTCGTCTGTCATCTGCGTTTTGTGACAAAACACTGCGAGCAAAGTTATTTTTCCTTCAAAACGCTGCTCAGATATTTGACAGATTTCAAACGCTCTTCCAAAGCAGGGACCCTCTCCTGCATGTTTTCTATGATGAGATGTTGGTTCTCGTGAAACAGGTCCTTGGGAGGTTTCTGCGCCAAGAGTCATTTGCAGGTGCTACTGGCTCACAACTGAAAGAACTTGATGTAGAGTCCTCTGAAAATTGGAAGGCAAAACCTGAAATTGGCCTCGACACGGAGCAGTCAATGAAACTGTGGAATCCTACTGAGAAGAAGGCATTTTACATCAAGGCAAGAGCCTTTTACATAGCTTGTGCAAAGTACCTGATCACGAGGCTGCCACTGGACAACAAGCTGTTGTTTCATTTAAGGTTTTTAAACCCAGACACAAAAGGGAATTCTTTCACATCGTCACTGCGCTATGTGGCTAACGCACTGCCTCAGGTCATTCCACCCTGCGATGTGTCATCCCTCACTGATGAGTGGAATTCGCTTATGTGCGAAACCAGTGACTGGGAACTGTCTCCTAATGTGGTCACCCATTGGTCAAGTGTGTTTGCATTACAGACACCTGCTGGTCAGGCTAAGTATCCAAGGATTACTAAGCTTGTCAAAGCAGCCCTTTCATTACCTCACGGAAATGCCGATTGTGAACGAGGATTTAGTGAGAACAAACAAGCACTCCACCATCGAAGTACTTTGTCCATAACAAGCATTTCCAGCCTTCGTCAAACCAAGGCGTTCATGAAGCGGTACAGTGGAGatgctacaaaggtgtctttgACCAGGGACATTCTCAGGAATGTCGAAAAGTCTTACAAGGTGTACCGGGAGCGAATCGAAGAAGAAAAGACAGCAACGTCCCAGAAGCGAAAGCATGAGGAGGAGGAGCCAACAGAAGTATGTGAGCGAAAGAAGCTGATGGACGAGAAGTCTAGCCTCCAGCAGCGACTGTCATCTCTCAAAGCTCTACTTGCAAGTGCACAAGAGCTTATAAGCAAAGGTGTGGCTGACAGGGACATGGACAAGGTAGAGAGTGGCAATAttttgctgtgtgatgtgaactCTAAACTGCCTTCTGTGATAGAACGAATCAAAACGGTTGACTCAGCTCTTCAGTCTATGAAGGCCAACTGA